One Anas platyrhynchos isolate ZD024472 breed Pekin duck chromosome 2, IASCAAS_PekinDuck_T2T, whole genome shotgun sequence DNA segment encodes these proteins:
- the MYLIP gene encoding E3 ubiquitin-protein ligase MYLIP — MLCYVTRPDAVVMEVEVEAKANGEDCLNQVCRRLGIIEVDYFGLQFTGSKGENLWLNLRNRISQQMDGLAPYRLKLRVKFFVEPHLILQEQTRHMFFLHIKEDLLAGNLQCSSEHAIELSALLAQMKFGDYNQNTAKYNYEELCAKELTTTILESIIAKHKQLEGLSQASAEYQILQIATTLENYGVEWHSVRDSEGQKLLIGVGPEGISICKDDFSPINRIAYPVVQMATQSGKNVYLTVTKESGNSVVLLFKMISTRAASGLYRAITETHAFYRCDTVTSAVMMQYSRDLKGHLASLFLNENINLGKKYVFDIKRTSKEVYDHARRALYNAGIVDLVSRSDQTPPSSPLKSSESSMNCDNCEGLSCQQTKALQEKLRKLKESMLCMVCCEEEINSTFCPCGHTVCCKTCAAQLQSCPVCRSRVEHVQHVYLPTHTSLLNLTVI, encoded by the exons ATGCTGTGCTACGTGACCAGGCCAGACGCCGTGGTgatggaggtggaggtggaggccAAAGCCAACGGCGAGGACTGCCTCAACCAG gtttgcAGGAGGCTGGGAATTATAGAAGTTGATTATTTTGGACTGCAGTTCACTGGCAGCAAAGGGGAGAATCTGTGGCTGAATTTGAGGAACAGGATTTCCCAGCAGATGGATGGTTTAGCTCCTTATCGACTAAAACTAAGAGTCAAGTTCTTTGTAGAGCCCCATCTTATCTTACAAGAGCAGACGAG GCATATGTTTTTCTTGCATATAAAGGAGGATCTTCTGGCTGGTAATCTCCAGTGTTCTTCAGAGCATGCAATTGAACTTAGTGCATTGTTGGCACAGATGAAGTTTGGAGACTATAATCAGAATACTGCCAAGTACAATTACGAAGAGTTGTGTGCAAAAGAGCTCACCACTACCATTCTAGAAAG CATTATTGCAAAGCATAAGCAGCTGGAAGGTCTCAGTCAAGCTTCTGCTGAATATCAGATTCTACAGATTGCAACAACACTGGAGAACTATGGAGTAGAGTGGCATTCAGTTAGAGACAGTGAAGGGCAAAAACTCCTTATTGGTGTTGGACCTGAAGGCATATCCATCTGCAAAGATGACTTCAGTCCTATCAACAG GATTGCTTATCCTGTTGTTCAAATGGCAACACAGTCTGGGAAGAACGTATATCTGACTGTTACCAAGGAGTCTGGTAATAGTGTTGTTCTCCTGTTTAAGATGATCAGTACAAGGGCAGCAAGTGGACTCTACAGAGCAATTACAGAGACGCATGCATTTTACAG GTGTGACACTGTCACAAGTGCTGTCATGATGCAGTATAGTCGAGACTTAAAGGGTCACCTAGCATCTCTTTTcctgaatgaaaatattaatcttGGGAAAAAATACGTCTTTGACATTAAAAGAACATCAAAAGAAGTTTATGATCATGCAAGACGAGCTCTTTATAATGCTGGCATTGTGGATCTTGTTTCGAGAAGTGATCAAACCCCACCGAGTTCCCCCCTTAAGTCTTCAGAAAGTAGCATGAACTGTGACAACTGTGAGGGTCTTAGCTGCCAACAAACAAAAGCTCTGCAAGAGAAGCTGCGAAAGCTAAAGGAGTCCATGCTTTGTATGGTGTGTTGTGAAGAAGAAATCAATTCAACATTCTGTCCCTGTGGCCATACAGTATGCTGTAAGACCTGTGCTGCCCAATTACAG tcaTGCCCTGTTTGCAGATCTCGTGTAGAGCATGTCCAGCATGTGTACTTGCCAACCCACACCAGTCTTCTCAATCTGACTGTGATCTGA